A window of Dickeya zeae NCPPB 2538 contains these coding sequences:
- a CDS encoding TerC family protein, with amino-acid sequence MEFLLDPSIWAGLLTLVVLEIVLGIDNLVFIAILADKLPARQRDKARIIGLSLALLMRLCLLSLISWMVTLTRPLFFVGQFSFSGRDLILLAGGIFLLFKATMELHERLENRPHDPNANRAQASFWAVVVQIVILDAVFSLDAVITAVGMVNHLGVMMTAVVIAMAIMLLASKPLTRFVNAHQTVVVLCLSFLLMIGLSLVAEGFGFHIPKGYLYAAIGFSIIIELFNQVARHNFIKHQSHRPMRERTAEAILRLMGARKATHDEEEQPLQQPEETFAEEERYMISGVLTLASRSLRSVMTPRTDISWVDSERSVEDIRLQLLDTPHSLFPVCRGSLDELVGVVRAKDLLVALEEHTDVEQFAANNPPIVVPETLDVINLLPVLRRAKGSLVIITNEFGVVQGLVTPLDILEAIAGEFPDEDETLDIIEEGDGWLVRGGTDLHSLQQVLNVQDLVDPKEDYTSLAGLLLAHSDEFPKVGDTLELHRLRFLIVEATDYRIELVRVVRVPETTAESAV; translated from the coding sequence ATGGAATTTTTGCTGGATCCCTCAATCTGGGCAGGCTTACTGACGCTGGTGGTACTCGAAATTGTATTGGGTATCGATAACCTGGTGTTCATCGCCATTCTGGCAGATAAACTGCCTGCCAGGCAGCGTGACAAGGCGCGTATCATCGGTTTATCGCTGGCGCTGTTGATGCGGCTTTGCCTGTTATCACTGATTTCCTGGATGGTAACACTGACTCGACCACTGTTTTTCGTCGGGCAGTTTAGCTTTTCGGGGCGCGATTTGATTTTACTGGCCGGGGGAATATTTTTGCTGTTCAAGGCAACGATGGAGTTGCATGAACGGCTGGAAAACCGCCCGCATGATCCCAATGCCAACCGTGCGCAGGCAAGTTTCTGGGCCGTAGTGGTACAGATTGTTATCCTGGATGCGGTGTTCTCGCTGGATGCGGTGATTACGGCGGTTGGTATGGTCAACCATCTCGGTGTGATGATGACCGCCGTGGTGATTGCGATGGCCATTATGCTGTTGGCATCGAAGCCGTTAACCCGTTTTGTGAACGCGCATCAAACCGTCGTTGTGCTTTGTCTGAGCTTCTTGCTGATGATTGGCTTGAGTCTGGTAGCGGAAGGATTTGGTTTCCATATCCCGAAAGGCTACCTGTACGCGGCGATCGGTTTTTCGATCATTATCGAACTGTTTAATCAGGTTGCCCGGCACAATTTCATCAAACACCAGTCTCACCGACCGATGCGTGAACGTACCGCCGAAGCGATTTTGCGTCTGATGGGGGCGCGCAAAGCGACCCATGATGAGGAAGAGCAGCCGCTGCAACAACCGGAAGAAACGTTTGCGGAAGAAGAACGCTACATGATAAGCGGGGTGTTGACGCTGGCTTCCCGTTCCCTGCGTAGTGTCATGACGCCGCGTACCGATATTTCCTGGGTGGACAGTGAACGGTCGGTGGAAGATATCCGCCTGCAATTACTGGATACGCCGCATAGCCTGTTTCCGGTGTGTCGGGGCTCGCTGGATGAACTGGTCGGTGTCGTGCGTGCCAAAGACTTGCTGGTCGCGTTGGAAGAGCATACCGATGTGGAGCAGTTTGCTGCCAACAACCCGCCGATCGTGGTGCCTGAAACATTGGATGTGATCAATCTGCTGCCGGTATTACGCCGGGCAAAAGGTAGTTTGGTGATCATTACTAATGAGTTTGGCGTGGTACAAGGGCTGGTTACGCCGCTGGATATTCTGGAGGCGATCGCTGGCGAATTCCCGGATGAAGATGAAACGCTGGATATCATCGAAGAGGGTGACGGCTGGCTGGTGCGAGGCGGTACTGACTTGCATTCGTTGCAGCAGGTGCTCAACGTGCAGGATCTGGTCGACCCGAAAGAGGATTATACCTCGCTGGCAGGATTGCTGTTGGCGCACAGTGATGAGTTCCCCAAAGTGGGTGACACACTGGAACTGCACCGGTTGCGTTTCCTGATTGTAGAAGCGACGGACTACCGTATTGAACTGGTTCGGGTGGTTCGCGTACCGGAAACGACGGCAGAAAGCGCTGTATAA
- a CDS encoding L-serine ammonia-lyase, with protein MISVFDMFKIGIGPSSSHTVGPMKAGKQFVDELQQRDLLSRTDRVMVEVYGSLALTGKGHHTDIAIILGLAGNQPDTVDIDAIPTFIREVEQTERLSLAGVHEVAFPREGGMVFRGENLPLHENGMTLTAFAADLPLFRQTYYSIGGGFIVDEAHFGQTQEDPLTVPHPYRSAREILEHCKQSGLSISGMMMRNELALHSRQEIEDYFAAVWQTMRACMDRGMNTEGVLPGPLRVPRRAAALRRMLVSSDKLSNDPMNVVDWVNMFALAVNEENAAGGRVVTAPTNGACGIVPAVLAYYDHFIEPVGPGIYLRYFMAAGAIGSLYKMNASISGAEVGCQGEVGVACSMAAAGLAELLGASPEQVCVAAEIGMEHNLGLTCDPVAGQVQVPCIERNAIASVKAINATRMAIRRTTEARVSLDKVIETMYETGKDMNAKYRETSRGGLAIKVQCD; from the coding sequence GTGATAAGCGTATTCGACATGTTCAAAATCGGAATTGGCCCCTCCAGCTCTCATACGGTTGGACCGATGAAAGCCGGTAAGCAATTTGTCGATGAACTGCAACAGCGGGATTTGCTGTCCCGTACCGATCGGGTCATGGTCGAGGTTTACGGCTCTCTGGCTCTGACCGGCAAGGGGCACCATACCGATATCGCGATTATCCTTGGCCTGGCAGGTAACCAACCCGATACGGTGGATATTGATGCTATCCCGACGTTCATTCGGGAAGTCGAGCAGACCGAACGGTTATCTCTGGCGGGAGTGCATGAGGTCGCCTTCCCCCGAGAAGGCGGCATGGTCTTCCGGGGAGAAAATTTGCCGTTGCACGAAAACGGCATGACACTGACCGCTTTTGCTGCCGATCTTCCGCTGTTTCGCCAAACGTATTATTCGATTGGCGGTGGGTTTATCGTCGATGAAGCGCACTTTGGCCAGACTCAGGAAGATCCCCTCACCGTACCGCATCCTTATCGCTCCGCCCGGGAAATTCTGGAGCACTGCAAACAAAGCGGGCTTTCCATTTCCGGCATGATGATGCGCAACGAACTGGCGTTGCATAGCCGCCAGGAAATTGAGGATTATTTCGCCGCAGTCTGGCAAACCATGCGCGCGTGTATGGATCGCGGCATGAACACCGAAGGTGTGTTGCCAGGCCCGCTGCGAGTACCGCGCCGCGCCGCCGCACTTCGCCGCATGTTGGTCTCTTCGGACAAGCTATCTAACGACCCGATGAACGTGGTGGACTGGGTCAATATGTTCGCACTGGCGGTCAACGAGGAAAACGCCGCCGGAGGGCGCGTTGTCACCGCACCGACCAACGGCGCTTGTGGCATCGTGCCAGCGGTACTGGCCTACTATGATCACTTTATCGAACCTGTCGGCCCCGGTATCTACCTGCGTTATTTCATGGCGGCCGGTGCGATCGGGTCGTTGTATAAAATGAATGCGTCTATTTCCGGAGCTGAAGTCGGTTGTCAGGGTGAAGTGGGCGTGGCCTGTTCAATGGCCGCAGCGGGTCTGGCTGAGTTACTGGGTGCCAGCCCGGAGCAGGTGTGTGTAGCCGCCGAAATCGGTATGGAACACAATTTAGGCCTGACCTGCGATCCGGTTGCCGGACAGGTGCAAGTGCCGTGTATCGAGCGCAATGCTATCGCGTCCGTCAAAGCTATCAACGCGACGCGCATGGCGATACGTCGAACGACTGAAGCCCGCGTATCACTCGATAAGGTGATTGAAACCATGTACGAAACCGGCAAGGACATGAATGCCAAATACCGCGAAACCTCCCGCGGAGGGCTGGCGATCAAGGTGCAATGCGACTGA
- a CDS encoding CoA pyrophosphatase — MTDTTLLPFLSDTEDDSPYDLDAFITRFQLQTAPVLPITRHQRQAAVLIPIIRRPDPCLLLTRRSPHLRKHAGQVAFPGGAADPEDASLIATALREAQEEVAIPPASVQILGTLPAFDSSSGYQVTPVVGLLPEDTPFHPNADEVAELFEMPLREAFALQRYYPLDIKRHQQRHRVYLSWYQQQLVWGLTAAIIRQLALHVAMPESV; from the coding sequence ATGACGGATACCACGCTGTTGCCTTTCTTGTCCGATACGGAGGATGACTCCCCTTACGATCTGGACGCGTTTATTACACGCTTTCAGTTGCAAACAGCACCGGTTTTGCCGATTACGCGCCACCAACGGCAGGCTGCCGTACTGATACCGATTATCCGTCGCCCGGACCCGTGCCTGCTGTTGACACGCCGTTCGCCCCACCTGCGTAAGCATGCCGGGCAGGTAGCGTTCCCCGGCGGAGCGGCAGACCCAGAAGACGCCTCGCTGATTGCCACCGCACTGCGTGAAGCCCAGGAGGAAGTCGCCATTCCTCCGGCATCGGTTCAGATTTTGGGTACGCTACCCGCCTTCGACAGCTCCAGTGGTTATCAGGTCACGCCGGTGGTCGGGCTGTTGCCGGAGGACACGCCCTTTCATCCCAACGCCGATGAAGTCGCAGAACTGTTTGAAATGCCATTACGCGAGGCGTTCGCCCTACAGCGTTACTACCCGCTTGATATCAAACGCCATCAACAACGCCACCGGGTGTATCTCTCCTGGTATCAGCAGCAACTGGTCTGGGGGTTAACCGCTGCCATCATTCGTCAGTTAGCACTGCACGTGGCGATGCCGGAGTCAGTTTGA
- the pabB gene encoding aminodeoxychorismate synthase component 1, whose translation MPTPIVYHALSYQPDVLLRLFSTLSHQPWAMLLHSGFADHPHNRFDILVAEPRLTLETIGTQTTIQQGDTRQISTEDPFLLLQQHIDALAVNVPPHPDYPFQGGALGLFGYDLGRRVEHLPSVAARDIDQPDMAVGIYDWALIADHHQQRLTLVCHGDIASRLDWLNNLAPVEPGTFCLTSNWQANMSRDQYGEKFRRIQDYLRAGDCYQVNLAQRFQATYQGDEWQAFLTLSASNRAPFSAFLRLPHSAVLSISPERFLWLHDNHIQTRPIKGTLPRLPNADEDARQAQRLADSEKDRAENLMIVDLLRNDIGRVAVPGSVRVPELFVVEPFPAVHHLVSTIEAQLPSQQHATDLLRACFPGGSITGAPKVRAMEIIEELEPHRRNAYCGSIGYLSVCGTMDTNITIRTLIATNGTLSCWAGGGIVADSEEQAEYQETFDKIGRILPLLTISTME comes from the coding sequence ATGCCGACACCGATAGTCTATCATGCTCTGTCCTACCAACCGGATGTGCTGTTACGCCTTTTTAGCACGCTCTCACACCAGCCCTGGGCGATGTTGCTCCATTCCGGATTTGCCGACCATCCTCATAACCGATTTGACATTCTGGTGGCGGAGCCACGTCTGACGCTAGAGACCATTGGTACACAAACCACTATCCAACAGGGTGATACCCGGCAGATTTCGACCGAAGACCCGTTTTTATTGCTGCAACAGCACATCGACGCACTGGCAGTCAACGTGCCACCCCATCCGGATTACCCGTTTCAGGGCGGCGCACTAGGCCTGTTTGGGTACGATTTGGGTCGACGGGTGGAGCACCTGCCTTCCGTGGCGGCGCGGGATATCGACCAGCCTGACATGGCAGTAGGTATTTACGATTGGGCGTTAATTGCCGACCATCACCAACAGCGCCTGACCCTGGTCTGCCATGGTGATATCGCGAGCCGACTGGACTGGCTAAATAACCTTGCCCCCGTTGAACCGGGTACCTTCTGCCTGACCAGTAACTGGCAAGCCAACATGAGTCGTGACCAGTACGGTGAAAAGTTCCGCCGGATTCAGGACTATTTGCGTGCAGGCGATTGTTATCAGGTCAATCTGGCTCAGCGTTTTCAGGCGACTTATCAAGGGGATGAATGGCAGGCATTTCTGACGCTTTCCGCCAGCAACCGGGCACCGTTTTCCGCTTTTCTGCGATTGCCGCATAGCGCCGTGCTCAGTATTTCGCCAGAGCGCTTCCTGTGGCTACACGATAACCACATTCAAACGCGACCGATCAAAGGCACACTGCCGCGACTGCCAAATGCCGACGAAGATGCCCGTCAGGCGCAGCGACTGGCTGACTCCGAAAAAGACCGCGCAGAAAACCTGATGATCGTTGACCTGCTGCGCAACGATATTGGTCGGGTCGCCGTGCCGGGTAGCGTGCGTGTTCCCGAGCTATTTGTGGTGGAGCCGTTTCCGGCAGTACACCATCTGGTCAGCACCATCGAAGCGCAACTCCCGTCGCAACAGCACGCCACCGACCTGCTGCGCGCCTGCTTTCCCGGCGGCTCGATCACCGGTGCGCCCAAGGTGCGGGCGATGGAGATTATCGAGGAACTGGAACCTCACCGACGCAATGCGTATTGCGGCAGTATCGGTTATCTCAGCGTTTGCGGCACCATGGATACCAACATCACCATCCGCACACTGATCGCCACCAACGGCACACTGTCCTGCTGGGCGGGTGGTGGAATTGTGGCCGATAGCGAAGAACAGGCAGAATATCAGGAAACATTCGACAAGATTGGCCGTATTCTGCCGTTATTAACAATATCGACCATGGAGTAA
- a CDS encoding YoaH family protein has translation MFAGIPALTHEQQQQAVERIQHLMAEGMSSGEAIAQVAEELRQNHQGARVVARFEDDDAPE, from the coding sequence ATGTTTGCAGGTATCCCGGCGCTGACCCATGAGCAGCAGCAACAGGCGGTGGAAAGAATACAGCACCTAATGGCGGAAGGCATGAGTAGCGGTGAAGCCATTGCCCAGGTAGCGGAGGAGTTGCGTCAAAACCATCAGGGAGCACGGGTGGTAGCGCGTTTTGAGGATGACGACGCACCAGAGTAA
- a CDS encoding RidA family protein translates to MSITRINPDARWSDAVIYNNTLYYTSVPENLDDDAKAQTENALASLDAILQQAGSDKSRLLDVTIFLTDKADFAAMNAAWDAWVVAGSAPVRCTVEAKLMNPKFKVEIKAIAAVA, encoded by the coding sequence ATGTCCATTACCCGTATCAATCCTGACGCACGCTGGTCCGACGCGGTTATCTATAACAACACGCTGTACTACACCAGTGTGCCGGAAAACCTGGATGACGACGCCAAAGCCCAAACCGAAAACGCACTCGCGTCGCTGGATGCTATCTTACAACAGGCGGGCAGCGATAAGAGTCGCTTGCTGGATGTCACCATTTTTCTGACCGATAAAGCGGATTTCGCCGCCATGAACGCCGCCTGGGATGCCTGGGTGGTGGCAGGCAGCGCGCCGGTGCGTTGCACCGTTGAAGCGAAATTGATGAACCCCAAATTTAAAGTCGAAATCAAAGCGATCGCCGCTGTGGCATAA